A portion of the Sulfurospirillum diekertiae genome contains these proteins:
- a CDS encoding 7-carboxy-7-deazaguanine synthase QueE has protein sequence MLKVVDIFYSIQGEGAHVGVPSIFIRLYGCNLTCSFCDEFLHKGEYESLSFDEVLTRIKPYPAMNVIITGGEPSIYNLNGFIDYLQAYMYAVSVETNGYNFSNIASANWVTYSPKDWDKIEKYGYDEIKFVVSKESAVEKILEFSSYKPIFIQPQNEMDRPNKENVAFCVEFVKEHPQFILSVQLHKFLGVE, from the coding sequence ATGTTAAAAGTTGTCGATATATTTTATTCTATTCAAGGAGAAGGTGCGCATGTTGGTGTTCCTTCTATTTTTATTCGACTGTATGGGTGCAATCTCACCTGTTCCTTTTGTGATGAGTTCTTGCACAAAGGAGAATATGAAAGTCTTAGTTTTGATGAGGTGTTAACACGTATTAAGCCTTATCCTGCCATGAATGTCATCATTACAGGTGGCGAGCCGAGTATTTATAATCTTAATGGTTTTATTGATTATTTGCAAGCGTATATGTATGCTGTTTCTGTCGAAACGAATGGCTATAATTTTTCCAACATTGCGAGTGCTAACTGGGTGACCTATAGCCCAAAAGATTGGGATAAAATTGAAAAATATGGCTACGATGAGATTAAATTTGTGGTGAGCAAAGAGTCTGCAGTTGAAAAAATACTTGAATTTTCAAGCTACAAACCCATCTTCATTCAGCCTCAAAATGAGATGGATCGACCCAACAAAGAAAATGTTGCTTTTTGTGTGGAGTTTGTCAAAGAACATCCACAATTTATCTTGAGTGTGCAGTTGCACAAGTTTTTAGGAGTGGAATAA